From Sphingopyxis alaskensis RB2256, the proteins below share one genomic window:
- a CDS encoding NifU family protein, producing MSEADPQRPEPTLSRLLGDLTALEALAENWEEGARNGAQARAAALDALNAEAFRRLIRSLRELPGAAEALRQAAADEVVYCVLRRHGILKASLFERVDAALATVRPTLAGHGGDAELVEVSGDKAVVRFLGACDGCPASALTFYAGVKKAITEQVPEIREVKQAKGLGGGGGDTVHFTSPFAAHEHEGWLHALQLTELPDGTTSVLELEGRSLLLSRFGDKVTCFENACAHLGMPMDQAEIADGFITCPHHGFRYALESGECLTAPEVQLQPHAVRVRGDAIELRLTR from the coding sequence ATGTCAGAGGCGGATCCCCAGCGGCCCGAGCCAACGCTTTCCCGCCTGCTGGGGGATCTGACCGCGCTGGAAGCGCTGGCAGAGAACTGGGAAGAAGGTGCACGTAATGGTGCGCAGGCACGGGCAGCGGCGCTTGATGCGCTCAATGCCGAAGCCTTCCGTCGCCTGATCCGTTCGCTGCGTGAGCTGCCCGGCGCAGCCGAGGCCTTGCGTCAGGCGGCGGCGGACGAGGTGGTCTATTGCGTGCTCCGCCGCCATGGCATCCTCAAAGCCAGCCTGTTCGAGCGGGTCGATGCCGCGCTTGCCACGGTGCGCCCGACGCTGGCCGGCCATGGCGGCGATGCCGAACTGGTCGAAGTATCTGGCGACAAGGCAGTGGTGCGTTTTCTGGGGGCCTGTGATGGATGTCCCGCTTCGGCGCTGACTTTCTATGCCGGGGTAAAGAAAGCAATCACAGAGCAAGTGCCCGAAATCCGCGAAGTCAAGCAGGCCAAGGGGCTGGGCGGCGGCGGTGGTGATACGGTGCATTTCACTTCTCCCTTCGCCGCGCATGAGCATGAAGGCTGGCTCCATGCTCTGCAACTAACTGAATTGCCCGACGGGACGACTTCTGTCCTGGAGCTGGAAGGGCGTTCGCTGCTGCTTTCGCGATTCGGGGACAAGGTTACCTGTTTCGAGAACGCCTGTGCGCATCTTGGCATGCCGATGGACCAGGCGGAAATTGCCGATGGCTTCATCACCTGCCCGCATCATGGTTTCCGTTATGCGCTCGAAAGCGGTGAATGCCTGACGGCACCAGAAGTGCAATTGCAACCCCATGCCGTACGCGTCCGAGGGGATGCCATCGAACTGAGGCTGACGCGATGA